AAAGTTTTAGCTGCTTTGGATTCGAAGTATGATCTAAAGCCTGAAATAATTAAGGAAATGGCTGATAATAGAAAACAACTAGCAACTCCAACTCCACCATCAACTGGGTTTTTATTAGAAAGAAAATTGGTTGATCCAGCTATTGAAAAAATGTGGAAAAATAGAAAAAATGAATGGCAGTTTTCTGCAATTTATATTTCAATGAGACCAAATGATCCTGCCGATACTTTACGTGCATTTAAAAAAGCAAATCTCTTTTTAGACGGGATCAAATCAGGTAAGTTTGACTTTCTTCAACTTGCAACAGATTCAACAGATGATCCAAATACAAAATCTAATAAAGGTGTATTACCATACATTACTGGTGGAATGATTTTGAAGAGCATGGAAAATGCCGTGCTTAATACAAAAGTTGGTGAAGTATATCCAAATTTAGTTAAAGTACCAGCTGGATATGTTATAATTAAAGTTATTGATATATCTCCTAGAATTAAAATTCGTGGTGGTCACATTATAATTCGAGATCCACTAGATAAAAATAAAGACAATAATGAAATTGATTTTAGTATGGTTGATTCATTGTCGTTGTCTCGTGCAAAAAATTCAGCAGATTCTGTTTATAAGAGATTAAAGGCTGGAGAGGATTTTAGCAAATTAGCAAAAACTATCTCAAATGATAAAGTTACTGCTGCATATGGCGGTGAATACATGCAATTTTATACTCGATCTATGGGGTTTGAAGGTAAACCTGGTAAGTTAGCACCAGAAATTGAAAATAGATTGTATAAACTTAAAGATGGGGAATATTCTGAACCTTTTAGAACAAAAATTGGTATTATGATTCTAAAAAGATTTTCTTCATCAGTTCCATTATTAAATGAAGAAGAAGATAAGCTACGCCAAGTTTATAGGCAGTATTATTTAAATGAAGATAAATCTCCATATATAAAATCTATTTTAATTAAAAGAGGTTACAAACTAAATGATGGAGTTTTTAACGAACTTTTAAATCCTCTTGATAGAAGCAAAACAGCAAATGATACTAACTGGTCAAAGAATATTCCAAATAACATTAAATCTAAGAATTTATATTCGTTTAATGGCAAATCATATTCAGTGCAAAGTTGGATAGATTCTGTAAACACTAATAAGGAGTTTGCTGGTATGCCTTTAACATCAGAATCTATGAATAAAGGTATTGAATCTCTTTTAGAACAACAAGCTCTTGAATTAGAAGCAATTTCTTTGGAGGAGGAGTATCCTGAATTTAAGACTTTGTTAAATGAATTTAGAGATGGTACTTTAATTTTTAAAATAGAAAACGATGAAGTTTGGAACAATGTAAAATTCGATTCCATAGAAGCAAAAACTTATTTTGAAGCAAATAGAAAAAAGTATATTTCTCAAGCAAAATTAGGTATATCTGAAATTTATATGTTTAATGAAAAAGATATCAAAGATGTTTATTTGCAAACAAAAAGTAATATTACTTTTGATTCTCTAGCCAGTATTTATACACAAAGATTAGGTTATAGAGAAAGAAAAGGTAAATATGATGTAAATACAAGTAAAAATTCTGAACTTGTCAAATTAATTTTTGAAAAATTTAAAAATTTAAAAACAGGTGATATTTTAGAACCAATGAAGTACCAAGATGGTTATTCTATTTTTAAAATTGATAGTTACGAACCAGAAAA
Above is a window of Chlorobiota bacterium DNA encoding:
- a CDS encoding peptidylprolyl isomerase, translating into MLLKKFNLLLLVLISIIVNQQLSFSQTSTKKEKLKKVVVNSISDQSILLQVGNEKISAKQLSEAYKKNGNRSGKNLFDQPKDTIIEFINLYANYRLKVLAALDSKYDLKPEIIKEMADNRKQLATPTPPSTGFLLERKLVDPAIEKMWKNRKNEWQFSAIYISMRPNDPADTLRAFKKANLFLDGIKSGKFDFLQLATDSTDDPNTKSNKGVLPYITGGMILKSMENAVLNTKVGEVYPNLVKVPAGYVIIKVIDISPRIKIRGGHIIIRDPLDKNKDNNEIDFSMVDSLSLSRAKNSADSVYKRLKAGEDFSKLAKTISNDKVTAAYGGEYMQFYTRSMGFEGKPGKLAPEIENRLYKLKDGEYSEPFRTKIGIMILKRFSSSVPLLNEEEDKLRQVYRQYYLNEDKSPYIKSILIKRGYKLNDGVFNELLNPLDRSKTANDTNWSKNIPNNIKSKNLYSFNGKSYSVQSWIDSVNTNKEFAGMPLTSESMNKGIESLLEQQALELEAISLEEEYPEFKTLLNEFRDGTLIFKIENDEVWNNVKFDSIEAKTYFEANRKKYISQAKLGISEIYMFNEKDIKDVYLQTKSNITFDSLASIYTQRLGYRERKGKYDVNTSKNSELVKLIFEKFKNLKTGDILEPMKYQDGYSIFKIDSYEPEKEMTYNEARQEISGDFMDYKSQKMTRDWLLGLGKKYGVKINSSILH